GGTCTGCCTTGCTCAAAATTTCAAATGGAGCATGCATTGAAAGAACGGGAACACCGCAGTCTACAACTTCAGCACCATATTTTGCAATAATATAGGCAATTGTTCCGCCTCCGCCGGCATCTATTTTTCCGAGTTCAGCCGTTTGCCAGACAACCTTGTTATCATCAAAGATTTTTCTCACCTTTTGTAAGAATTCTGCATTGGCATCATTTGAGCCGCCCTTGCCGCCCGAACCCGTATATTTATTGATACAGATACCGTTGCCTATAAAGGCCGAATTCATCTTTTCAAAAACGGAAGGGAAGGCAGGGTCGAAACCTGCAGAAACATCGGCCGAAAGCATATATGAATTGGCAAAGGCCCTTCTAACATCAATATCCCTATAGTTTTTGTTTAAGGCAGCTATTTCTGCAACCATATTTTCAAAATAGAGAGCCTGCATACCCGTATTTCCTACGGAACCGATTTCTTCCTTATCGGCAAAAAGAGCCGCTGCAGTCCTTTTTGGAGATTCGACTTCCAAAATAGCTTTTAAGGTTGTATAAGCACAAACCCTGTCATCGTGGCCGTGTCCGGCAATAAGAGAGCTGTCAAAGCCTACATTTCGGGCCTTTCCTGCTGGAACAACTTCCAGCTCTGCGACCCTAAAATCTTCTTCCACTATGCCGTATTTTTCGTTAAGGATTTTTAAGATATTTTCCTTTACCGGGTTTTTTGACTCTTCTTTTTTATCGTCTTTTTTTTCTTTTGAAGCAGGCTTTTGATTTCCTACAAGGATATTAAGCTGCTCGCCGGTTATACCCTCAGACATTGTTTCCTGAAGCTGTTTTCTTGAAAGGTGTATCAAAAGGTCATTTATAAAAAGAACAGGATCTTTTTCATCTTCACCTATGCAAATGTCAACTTTTTTTCCTTCTTTTGTGAAGATAACCCCGTGAATAGCCAGAGGAATTGTAGTCCACTGGTACTTTTTTACACCGCCGTAATAGTGAGTCTTTAAAAAAGCCATATTTGACTCTTCAAAAAGAGGCATTTGCTTTAAGTCGAGACGGGGGCTGTCTATGTGAGCTCCGATAATATTCATACCCTGAGTAATATCATCACCTAAAACCATTAAAACAACGGATTTTTCCTTATTATTTAGATAAACCTTTGTTCCTTTTTTTGCCGAACCGCTTTTTATGACTTCTTCAAGAGACTTAAAGCCGTGCTTTTTAGCCTGCTTTATAATCTCTACAGTACATTCTCTTTCGGTTTTTCCATTGTTCAAAAAATCCAAATAACTATCTGAAAGTTTTCCTAACTCGGAAAGTTCAGCCTTAGTCAAATTCTCCCACGCAGATTTCTGCTTATAAGATAAATCCATAACGCACCTCTTTAATTTTTACCGTAGTTTACGGTTTTTATACTTCTTGAGTATATACCTTTTTTGAATTTTAGAAAAGCAGGGAAATTTTTATATACGTACTTTTATGATGAAAAAAAATAATAAATCTTGACATATTATAAAAATTTATGTAGATTTATACAAATCAAGGAGTTTGATGATGAAAAAAACATGTATATTTTTAATCTTTTTACTTATGGTAATTTTTTCGGCTTCGTGTAACACAAAATCTACAGAAAATATTACCCGAATGGACGGTTCCCGGCTGGAAGCGATTTTAAACGATGAAACTGAACGGGAAAAATATCTTGTAATCGATGTCCGCGAAGACTATGAATACAAGGCAGGCCATGTGCCTTACGCAATAAATATAAGCGTACAAGAAATAGAAAGCCGAATTTCTGAAATTTCCGATTGGAAAGAAAAAAATGTAATTGTTATATGCCGCAGCGGCAAAAGAAGCAGAACGGCAGCCGAAATCTTAGTA
The DNA window shown above is from Treponema denticola and carries:
- a CDS encoding rhodanese-like domain-containing protein — translated: MKKTCIFLIFLLMVIFSASCNTKSTENITRMDGSRLEAILNDETEREKYLVIDVREDYEYKAGHVPYAINISVQEIESRISEISDWKEKNVIVICRSGKRSRTAAEILVKHGFKKIFDADGVSKYNYKLEK
- a CDS encoding aminopeptidase, whose product is MDLSYKQKSAWENLTKAELSELGKLSDSYLDFLNNGKTERECTVEIIKQAKKHGFKSLEEVIKSGSAKKGTKVYLNNKEKSVVLMVLGDDITQGMNIIGAHIDSPRLDLKQMPLFEESNMAFLKTHYYGGVKKYQWTTIPLAIHGVIFTKEGKKVDICIGEDEKDPVLFINDLLIHLSRKQLQETMSEGITGEQLNILVGNQKPASKEKKDDKKEESKNPVKENILKILNEKYGIVEEDFRVAELEVVPAGKARNVGFDSSLIAGHGHDDRVCAYTTLKAILEVESPKRTAAALFADKEEIGSVGNTGMQALYFENMVAEIAALNKNYRDIDVRRAFANSYMLSADVSAGFDPAFPSVFEKMNSAFIGNGICINKYTGSGGKGGSNDANAEFLQKVRKIFDDNKVVWQTAELGKIDAGGGGTIAYIIAKYGAEVVDCGVPVLSMHAPFEILSKADLYMAYKAYRAFYK